A window of the Cannabis sativa cultivar Pink pepper isolate KNU-18-1 chromosome X, ASM2916894v1, whole genome shotgun sequence genome harbors these coding sequences:
- the LOC115710739 gene encoding putative invertase inhibitor, producing the protein MRTHIFPLLTIFLLSLSSSSSSSSNLIKDTCKKCSDTDPNIRYNFCTSSFNSSPDSNQTTDLRQLGLVSIRLTKNNVTSTRHFIKHLLHDGKNKKMNNNNNNTITNTTTKLDPYVKACLNDCMELYSDAVSTIKLAVKDYKAKRYDDANIGLSSVIDASTTCEDGFKENDNSKNKSKNHVVSPLTKRNDNAFQLTAISLSIINMLRN; encoded by the coding sequence ATGAGAACTCATATTTTCCCTCTCCTCACAATATTCCTTCTCTCCctttcatcttcttcctcctcctcctcaaATCTCATCAAAGACACCTGCAAAAAGTGTTCCGACACCGACCCAAATATCAGGTACAACTTCTGTACAAGCTCCTTCAATTCCTCCCCCGACAGCAACCAAACCACCGATCTCCGGCAACTGGGTCTGGTCTCGATAAGATTGACAAAAAACAACGTTACTTCTACTCGGCATTTCATCAAACACCTTCTCCACGATGGTAAAAACAAGaagatgaataataataataataatactatcACCAACACTACTACTAAATTGGATCCTTATGTGAAGGCTTGTTTGAACGATTGTATGGAGCTTTACAGTGATGCGGTGTCGACGATCAAATTGGCTGTGAAAGATTACAAGGCGAAGAGATACGACGACGCCAATATTGGGTTGAGTTCAGTGATCGATGCTTCGACGACGTGTGAAGATGGGTTTAAGGAAAATGATAATTCAAAGAACAAAAGCAAAAACCACGTCGTTTCGCCTTTGACTAAGAGAAACGACAATGCGTTTCAGCTTACTGCAATTTCTCTTTCCATTATAAATATGCTTCGaaattaa